A single genomic interval of Arthrobacter methylotrophus harbors:
- a CDS encoding type IV secretory system conjugative DNA transfer family protein yields MEQRIFRLARAGGIDTNPTTFTQRAGTFASAATNNGQATLLTRREKTGLNGYLILPAAALGTNAPLHLAHTVGARAEEAQMPEDLGDTPAIGTLNYKPSPALRETQAGIDPTELPRLLANAMPEGSWVSVTMRKPSNKERKHYTPWLGNRLGTAVPTHHSTSPTAVAVSITAGGSSKEEVTSLLSQVTAGLPGFDLDSGVRFAPKHHGLLLGLPAGLLLAAATMFGLPMIPAAYAQYIPAMAAPLLFVLSGVAAVLGLASLTGRIPSPETKLRNRLAAPVFALPAARRGKPRPPRKEQTIRGSRTINGEKVPFEKFVPASDGDYPLAPDTFLVGPNVVVGMVSPHAGAVSGVAATRARATPPVMLQEIGPLLGSNDDGSPHLSAAAMLFGVAVVGKPGSGKSQLVRSLFGWHCLERVNPAGKPGYPGTDNTLIAFESKGDGVAKYIQWAHALGDKVLAIDVADARTPAIDLFGIPGDNAAKAVFFTNALKYTFGAEAIGVRSFPTIVSVLTAALSVDARVLDSIEDRDDRILKHGMSPLYYAYQLLAGTSDKIAVQLANGIKALGIKLRERGEPDEVLEHAYIAISSLFEDRSESARRPFLEPPRNKFEQLLILEDWWSPSRRKVSWADILEGHRSVVINTGSSPSGILLDDEQNQQISSLLMYSLQNALKRTCSGWLEDRRSVSIFADELSLLAGTSPEIIAWIRDQGRSYGIRAILATQRPEQLTPSLRNNILTYSTLISFAQTDPLTASEVAANVGSSAEWTAEDIQHLEPYHVVVRSEVDQRRQSAFIVKLPNFEADMSSYATAQGYTHEPAGAYPW; encoded by the coding sequence ATGGAGCAACGCATTTTCCGGCTGGCACGAGCCGGCGGCATCGACACAAACCCCACAACCTTCACACAGCGGGCCGGAACCTTCGCGTCCGCCGCGACCAACAACGGCCAGGCGACCCTCCTGACCCGCCGCGAGAAGACCGGGCTGAACGGTTACCTGATCCTGCCGGCCGCCGCGCTCGGAACGAACGCCCCGCTGCACCTGGCCCACACCGTCGGTGCACGCGCCGAGGAAGCGCAGATGCCCGAGGATCTAGGCGACACCCCGGCCATCGGGACGCTAAACTACAAGCCCTCCCCCGCGCTGCGAGAGACCCAGGCCGGCATTGACCCGACCGAACTTCCGCGGCTACTGGCCAACGCGATGCCGGAAGGTTCCTGGGTGTCCGTCACGATGCGCAAGCCCTCCAACAAGGAGCGGAAGCACTACACGCCGTGGCTGGGAAACCGTCTCGGCACCGCGGTTCCGACGCACCACTCGACCTCCCCGACCGCGGTCGCTGTCTCCATCACCGCGGGCGGTTCCTCCAAGGAGGAAGTGACGTCCCTGCTCTCCCAGGTCACCGCCGGCCTGCCCGGTTTTGACCTGGACTCGGGTGTGCGGTTCGCCCCGAAACATCACGGTCTCCTGCTCGGTCTTCCGGCCGGCCTGCTGCTCGCAGCGGCGACCATGTTCGGCCTGCCGATGATCCCCGCCGCTTACGCCCAGTACATTCCGGCTATGGCGGCCCCGCTTCTGTTCGTGCTCTCCGGCGTCGCCGCCGTCCTCGGCCTGGCCTCCCTGACCGGGCGCATCCCCTCCCCCGAAACGAAGCTCCGCAACCGCCTGGCCGCCCCGGTGTTTGCCCTGCCGGCGGCCCGCCGCGGGAAACCCCGGCCGCCGAGGAAAGAGCAGACCATCCGCGGCAGCCGGACAATTAACGGCGAGAAGGTTCCGTTCGAAAAGTTCGTGCCGGCCTCTGATGGTGACTACCCCCTGGCGCCGGATACCTTCCTGGTCGGACCCAATGTGGTCGTCGGCATGGTCTCCCCGCACGCTGGCGCCGTCTCCGGTGTTGCCGCGACCCGGGCCCGCGCCACGCCTCCGGTGATGCTGCAGGAGATCGGCCCGCTGCTGGGCAGCAACGACGACGGATCACCCCACCTGTCCGCGGCCGCCATGCTCTTCGGAGTGGCAGTGGTCGGAAAACCCGGCAGCGGAAAAAGCCAACTGGTCCGGTCCCTGTTCGGCTGGCACTGCCTCGAAAGGGTCAACCCGGCCGGCAAGCCCGGCTACCCCGGCACGGACAACACGCTCATCGCGTTCGAGTCCAAGGGCGACGGCGTCGCCAAGTACATCCAATGGGCGCACGCCCTGGGCGACAAGGTTCTCGCCATCGACGTCGCCGATGCCCGCACCCCGGCGATCGATCTGTTCGGCATCCCGGGTGACAACGCGGCCAAGGCCGTCTTCTTCACCAACGCGCTCAAGTACACCTTCGGCGCCGAGGCGATCGGCGTCCGGTCCTTCCCGACAATCGTCTCGGTCCTTACCGCAGCCCTGTCCGTGGACGCCCGCGTCCTGGATTCCATCGAAGACCGCGATGACCGGATCCTCAAGCACGGCATGTCCCCGCTCTACTACGCGTACCAGCTGCTCGCCGGCACCTCCGACAAAATCGCTGTACAGCTCGCCAACGGGATCAAGGCGCTCGGCATCAAACTGCGCGAACGCGGCGAGCCCGACGAGGTTCTGGAGCACGCGTACATCGCCATCTCCTCCCTCTTCGAGGACAGGTCCGAATCCGCACGCCGGCCGTTCCTGGAACCGCCCCGGAACAAGTTCGAACAGCTGCTCATCCTGGAAGACTGGTGGTCCCCGTCGCGCAGGAAGGTCAGCTGGGCTGACATTCTGGAAGGCCACCGCTCCGTCGTCATCAACACCGGGTCCTCCCCCTCGGGCATCCTCCTTGATGACGAACAGAACCAGCAGATCTCCTCGCTGCTGATGTACTCGCTGCAGAACGCGCTCAAGCGCACCTGCTCCGGCTGGCTGGAGGACCGCCGCTCCGTGTCGATCTTCGCCGACGAGCTCTCCCTCCTCGCCGGCACCTCCCCGGAGATCATCGCGTGGATCCGCGACCAGGGCCGGTCCTACGGCATCCGGGCCATCCTCGCCACGCAGCGGCCCGAGCAGCTCACGCCTTCCTTGCGCAACAACATCCTCACCTACTCGACGCTGATCTCTTTCGCCCAGACGGACCCGCTGACCGCATCCGAGGTCGCCGCGAACGTCGGCTCCAGTGCCGAGTGGACCGCCGAAGACATCCAACACCTCGAGCCATACCACGTTGTGGTCCGCTCCGAAGTGGACCAGCGCCGGCAGTCCGCGTTCATCGTCAAGCTGCCCAACTTCGAAGCCGACATGTCCTCCTACGCCACCGCGCAGGGATACACCCACGAACCCGCAGGAGCATACCCGTGGTAG
- a CDS encoding Clp protease N-terminal domain-containing protein: MFEKFDGAARAAIMMSKDIADYRGLDHISTGHLLLAVAGHPAPKPHWKNWQGISPKAAAVIAALGTTPEVIIDQTMPELERGSGTNPGHVPFTPDLKLVLEYALRASMMLGDNHIGPEHLLAGLTRAEDSTAGRVLARLGITDAKVHAAIRESTPVPSPTAARTCDVYLPVGKSVFKNGGKIYPDLATAQTAHPNQDIAPFPLQLSDGEFFDVGIPLPGNRFDSWSRFTSYADAFAAAEDFTRVQGVSVKIRILVPHVQELYGKDSSGRDRILGRAVEYTGVSIMSRVVTPTLHLAESSSRT, from the coding sequence GTGTTTGAGAAATTCGACGGCGCCGCACGTGCTGCCATCATGATGTCCAAGGACATCGCCGACTACCGCGGCCTGGACCACATCAGCACAGGCCACTTGCTCCTCGCAGTCGCCGGCCACCCAGCTCCGAAACCGCACTGGAAGAACTGGCAAGGCATCTCCCCGAAGGCAGCTGCGGTGATCGCCGCCCTGGGCACCACCCCGGAGGTCATCATCGACCAGACCATGCCCGAGCTGGAGCGTGGCTCCGGCACGAACCCCGGCCACGTACCATTCACCCCGGACTTGAAGCTGGTCCTCGAGTACGCACTGCGGGCCTCCATGATGCTCGGCGACAACCACATCGGCCCCGAGCACCTGCTCGCCGGACTGACCCGCGCCGAAGACTCCACTGCAGGGAGAGTCCTGGCGCGGCTCGGCATCACCGACGCAAAGGTCCACGCCGCCATCCGCGAATCCACCCCGGTGCCGTCCCCGACCGCCGCACGCACCTGCGATGTGTACTTGCCGGTCGGCAAGTCCGTCTTCAAGAACGGTGGCAAGATCTACCCGGACCTTGCCACCGCACAGACCGCCCATCCGAATCAGGACATCGCCCCGTTCCCGTTGCAACTCAGCGACGGGGAGTTCTTCGACGTCGGCATCCCACTTCCAGGAAACCGCTTCGATTCATGGTCCCGGTTCACCTCCTACGCTGATGCCTTCGCCGCTGCCGAGGACTTCACGCGCGTCCAGGGTGTGAGCGTGAAGATCCGCATTCTCGTCCCGCACGTGCAGGAGCTGTACGGCAAAGACTCCAGCGGCAGGGACCGCATCCTGGGCCGCGCCGTCGAGTACACCGGCGTCAGCATCATGTCCCGCGTTGTAACCCCGACCCTTCACCTTGCCGAAAGCAGCTCAAGGACATGA
- a CDS encoding Clp protease N-terminal domain-containing protein encodes MFERFTEAARNIVVLAQRESRALNHNYIGSEHLLQALILDRGVVGKALAELGVTYEAATDRIVEIIGRGQVTPSGHSPFTPRAKEVLQSALRVSLEAGHDYIGPEHLVLALIAEEKSVGSRALAALGVEPSDVRRRVGAHFARTYTGGTIFHGFTAVSKDGQYDANPLRETAEEAVADATTAFHQEVHEIRFGLERGEYFIAVNGGRLPVTEAGRHLDYNRARNAAAAAGANVCIVAPLVKAVTAETAEGIEVTLAETIVWEPVSLESRITVLD; translated from the coding sequence ATGTTTGAACGCTTCACCGAGGCCGCCCGCAACATTGTCGTCCTCGCCCAGCGCGAGTCGCGTGCGCTCAACCACAACTACATCGGCTCCGAGCACCTGCTCCAGGCGCTGATTCTTGACCGCGGCGTCGTCGGCAAGGCCCTCGCTGAGCTGGGGGTCACCTATGAGGCGGCCACCGACAGGATCGTCGAGATCATCGGCCGCGGCCAGGTCACACCCTCCGGGCACAGTCCGTTCACGCCCCGCGCCAAAGAAGTCCTGCAGTCCGCACTGCGCGTCTCGTTGGAAGCCGGCCATGATTACATTGGCCCTGAGCACCTCGTCCTGGCGCTCATCGCGGAGGAGAAAAGCGTCGGTTCCCGCGCCTTGGCTGCGCTCGGCGTCGAACCCTCTGACGTCCGCCGGCGCGTCGGCGCCCACTTCGCCAGGACTTACACGGGCGGGACAATCTTCCACGGCTTCACCGCCGTCTCAAAAGACGGACAGTACGACGCGAACCCGCTCCGGGAAACCGCGGAGGAAGCCGTCGCCGACGCGACCACCGCCTTCCACCAGGAAGTTCACGAGATCCGCTTCGGACTCGAACGCGGCGAATACTTCATCGCCGTCAACGGCGGCAGGCTTCCCGTGACCGAGGCCGGCCGACACCTGGACTACAACCGTGCGCGGAATGCAGCGGCCGCCGCCGGCGCCAACGTCTGCATCGTCGCCCCGCTGGTCAAAGCCGTCACCGCCGAGACCGCAGAGGGCATCGAGGTGACCCTCGCAGAGACCATCGTCTGGGAACCCGTCTCGCTTGAATCCCGCATCACCGTCTTGGACTAG
- a CDS encoding Clp protease N-terminal domain-containing protein, translated as MAGNEDTLRPEGSAMFERFTDSARRTVVLAQEEARMLNHDFVGTEHLLLALTGDKGPAGQALTGHDVTRDAARGHIVELIGEGFAPVPGHIPFLPASRLVLQNALRSALGYGVNYINPGHILHALLAGDTSTVPVAHESITACGATLEAINQSLTELMTAPDAPEAGPEPRFVLSA; from the coding sequence ATGGCAGGCAACGAAGACACCCTCCGGCCCGAAGGATCCGCCATGTTTGAACGCTTCACTGACTCAGCCCGCCGCACCGTCGTCCTCGCCCAGGAAGAGGCACGGATGCTCAATCACGACTTTGTCGGCACCGAGCACCTGCTGCTCGCCCTCACCGGCGACAAGGGACCGGCCGGCCAGGCCCTCACGGGACACGACGTCACACGCGATGCAGCCCGCGGACACATCGTCGAACTCATCGGCGAAGGGTTCGCCCCTGTCCCCGGACACATCCCGTTCCTGCCCGCGTCCCGGCTCGTCCTGCAGAACGCTCTTCGCAGCGCCCTGGGCTACGGAGTGAACTACATCAACCCCGGGCACATCCTCCACGCCCTGCTCGCGGGCGACACGTCCACAGTGCCGGTCGCCCACGAGTCCATCACCGCCTGCGGTGCGACCCTGGAAGCGATCAACCAGAGCCTCACCGAGCTGATGACCGCACCGGACGCGCCGGAGGCCGGACCTGAGCCGCGCTTCGTGCTCTCCGCCTGA
- a CDS encoding deoxycytidylate deaminase, whose product MTEQVTTLADRGAPGSDPRPDWSEWALSIAAAVAARADCSRAQVGAVIMTADMRIVATGYNGAPSGMAGCLTSGACPRATVGKDYGSSYDTGPGACISIHAEANAIIRASWADMDGSTLSTTKKPCDGCWKLIRATPLARVEWPGGGHTLK is encoded by the coding sequence ATGACTGAACAGGTAACCACCTTGGCAGACCGCGGCGCCCCCGGCTCGGATCCTCGACCTGACTGGAGCGAATGGGCGTTGAGCATCGCGGCGGCGGTTGCTGCCCGCGCCGACTGCTCCCGTGCGCAGGTCGGGGCCGTCATCATGACTGCTGACATGCGCATCGTAGCCACCGGCTATAACGGGGCTCCGTCAGGAATGGCCGGCTGCCTTACCAGCGGCGCCTGTCCGCGGGCCACTGTCGGCAAAGATTACGGCAGCTCCTACGACACCGGTCCGGGTGCCTGCATCAGCATCCACGCCGAGGCCAACGCCATCATCCGCGCCAGTTGGGCGGACATGGATGGCTCCACACTCTCCACCACGAAGAAACCGTGCGACGGGTGCTGGAAGCTCATCCGGGCGACTCCGCTGGCCAGGGTCGAATGGCCCGGCGGAGGTCACACCCTGAAGTAG